A window of Fictibacillus halophilus contains these coding sequences:
- a CDS encoding ABC transporter ATP-binding protein: protein MTTHTLELKNLTKKIKGKTIVDDLSFSVREGEIFGLLGPNGAGKTTTIRMIVGLISITDGDVLINGDNLRGNFEKAMERVGAIVENPQLYDYMTGYKNLMQYARIMPDVTKERIDEVIELVDLKYAINDKVKTYSLGMRQRLGVAQALLHKPNVLILDEPTNGLDPQGIYDLRNYLRLLANNGTSVIVSSHMLAEMQMMCDRVAIIQHGKLVRIDEILNQENEADVKVHFQIEGDVAQAKQVLLNLNEDLNVTESGQELIVQTADVRFIAEMNKQLVLAGVLVVGIQRKTKTLEERFLEMTKKGGDLNEMAVPVNE, encoded by the coding sequence ATGACAACACATACGTTAGAGCTTAAGAACTTAACAAAAAAGATCAAAGGCAAGACCATTGTTGATGATCTCTCGTTTTCGGTAAGAGAAGGTGAGATTTTCGGTCTGCTTGGTCCGAACGGAGCGGGTAAGACGACAACGATTCGAATGATCGTGGGGCTGATCTCCATCACGGACGGAGACGTTTTGATCAACGGTGACAATCTGCGGGGTAACTTTGAAAAAGCGATGGAACGCGTAGGCGCGATCGTTGAAAATCCGCAGTTGTATGACTATATGACAGGCTATAAAAACCTTATGCAATATGCAAGGATCATGCCGGATGTAACGAAGGAAAGAATTGACGAAGTGATTGAACTCGTTGATCTGAAGTACGCGATTAACGATAAGGTGAAAACATACTCGCTTGGTATGAGGCAGCGACTGGGTGTAGCTCAGGCACTTTTACATAAACCGAACGTGTTAATCCTGGATGAACCGACAAACGGACTCGATCCACAAGGAATCTATGACCTTCGTAACTATTTACGCCTACTTGCGAACAACGGTACCTCTGTAATCGTTTCTTCACATATGCTTGCTGAGATGCAGATGATGTGTGACCGTGTAGCCATCATTCAACACGGAAAACTGGTGCGTATCGATGAGATCCTAAACCAAGAAAACGAAGCAGATGTGAAGGTTCATTTCCAAATCGAAGGAGACGTTGCGCAGGCAAAACAAGTTCTTCTTAACTTAAATGAGGATCTGAACGTAACCGAGTCAGGTCAAGAACTGATCGTCCAAACAGCAGACGTTAGATTTATAGCTGAAATGAATAAACAACTGGTTCTTGCAGGCGTTCTCGTTGTGGGCATCCAACGCAAAACGAAGACGCTAGAAGAACGATTCTTAGAAATGACAAAGAAAGGGGGAGATCTGAATGAAATGGCTGTCCCTGTTAACGAATGA
- a CDS encoding gamma-glutamyltransferase family protein has translation MNQTIQDTKQKLQYNALHNPYHSDRMSIFSKKGMVATSQPLAAQAGLDMLKKGGNAVDAAIATAACLTVVEPTSNGIGGDAFALVWMNGELHGLNSSGPAPRSISIEEVKKAGHDTMPKFGWLPVTVPGAPAAWAELSNRFGKLPFKEVLKPAISYAEEGYPLTPILGKYWRKAYETYKRELKGEEFESWFKTFAPKGRAPEVGEIWRSPHHASTLRDIAETKSESFYRGVLAQKISEASEAHGGFLRSEDLATFYPKWVKPISVNYRGYDVWEIPPNGQGIVALMALNTLKGYDFTEKESAETYHKQIEAIKLAFVDAKKYVTDRSRMNVSVEGLLSESYAAKRRDLIGSEALQPEPGTPPSGGTVYLATADEDGNMVSFIQSNYMGFGSGVVVPETGIGLQNRGHDFSLDPDHDNALAPGKKTYHTIIPGFLTKNGKAVGPFGVMGGYMQPQGHVQVVVNTIDFHLNPQAALDAPRWQWMEDKKVLVERSLPSHIVDDLARRGHDVQVAADSGNFGRGQIIWRDPETGVLAGGTEGRTDGSIAAW, from the coding sequence ATGAATCAAACGATACAGGATACGAAACAGAAACTTCAGTACAATGCCCTTCATAACCCTTATCATTCAGATCGGATGAGCATTTTTTCGAAAAAAGGAATGGTTGCGACGAGTCAGCCGCTCGCCGCACAAGCTGGGCTTGACATGTTAAAAAAGGGTGGAAATGCGGTTGATGCAGCCATTGCCACCGCAGCTTGCCTAACGGTTGTTGAGCCAACATCAAACGGTATCGGTGGTGATGCATTCGCTCTCGTCTGGATGAATGGTGAACTGCATGGCTTGAACTCGAGTGGTCCTGCACCAAGAAGCATCTCGATCGAAGAAGTAAAGAAAGCGGGACATGATACCATGCCAAAGTTCGGTTGGCTGCCTGTTACGGTGCCAGGTGCACCAGCTGCATGGGCAGAACTTTCCAACCGATTTGGCAAGCTTCCGTTTAAAGAAGTGCTGAAACCTGCAATCTCTTACGCAGAAGAAGGTTACCCATTGACGCCTATTCTCGGTAAGTACTGGCGAAAAGCGTATGAAACGTACAAGCGTGAATTAAAAGGCGAGGAGTTCGAGAGCTGGTTCAAAACCTTTGCACCGAAGGGACGTGCACCAGAAGTAGGCGAGATTTGGCGCTCACCTCACCATGCAAGCACATTACGAGACATCGCAGAAACGAAATCAGAATCTTTTTATAGAGGAGTACTCGCACAAAAAATAAGCGAGGCGTCAGAAGCGCACGGCGGATTTCTCCGAAGTGAGGATCTTGCTACCTTTTATCCCAAGTGGGTGAAACCAATCAGCGTGAACTACAGAGGATACGACGTTTGGGAGATTCCGCCGAACGGTCAAGGAATCGTTGCACTCATGGCACTCAACACGTTAAAAGGATATGATTTTACCGAAAAAGAATCAGCCGAAACGTATCATAAACAGATCGAAGCCATCAAACTAGCCTTTGTTGATGCGAAAAAATATGTAACAGACCGCTCAAGAATGAATGTATCTGTTGAAGGATTATTGTCGGAGAGCTATGCTGCAAAACGAAGAGACCTGATCGGTAGTGAAGCTCTTCAGCCAGAACCTGGCACACCACCAAGTGGTGGAACGGTATATCTTGCAACGGCAGATGAAGACGGCAATATGGTCTCGTTCATTCAGAGCAACTACATGGGCTTTGGTTCTGGCGTGGTCGTTCCTGAAACGGGGATCGGTCTGCAGAATAGAGGACATGATTTCTCGCTGGATCCAGATCACGATAACGCACTCGCTCCAGGCAAAAAGACGTATCACACAATCATACCAGGATTTTTAACGAAGAACGGAAAAGCAGTAGGACCTTTCGGTGTGATGGGAGGCTACATGCAGCCTCAAGGTCACGTGCAAGTTGTGGTGAACACGATTGATTTTCATCTGAACCCGCAAGCCGCACTAGATGCGCCACGCTGGCAGTGGATGGAGGATAAGAAAGTTCTAGTTGAACGCTCACTTCCGTCGCATATTGTTGATGACCTAGCCAGAAGAGGTCATGACGTTCAAGTGGCCGCAGATTCAGGGAACTTTGGCCGCGGCCAGATTATTTGGAGAGACCCAGAGACAGGAGTTTTAGCGGGTGGAACGGAAGGAAGAACAGATGGATCGATCGCTGCATGGTAA
- the yidC gene encoding membrane protein insertase YidC gives MKKYVSILSLLAIFLLSGCNNAPITAESPGIWNHFFIYPFSKLIQYVAYLFNDSYGIAIIILTIVIRFLIMPLTLKQTKNQEKMKKIQPEIQQLREKHTGKDRESQLQLQNELMAVYKKHEVNPLSMGCLPLLIQMPILFAFYYAIIKTKEIALHNFLWFNLGTADPLHLLPVLAALTTFIQYKMSTTELAASNPQIKMMGYVMPIIILFSAWKLSAVLPLYWVVGNVFLTIQNVVLQKRKKKAVSASV, from the coding sequence TTGAAGAAGTATGTATCCATTCTTTCATTACTAGCTATTTTTCTATTATCTGGCTGCAACAACGCACCCATTACCGCAGAGAGCCCGGGGATCTGGAACCATTTTTTCATCTACCCGTTTTCAAAGCTTATCCAATATGTGGCGTATCTGTTTAACGATAGCTATGGCATCGCGATTATCATCTTAACAATTGTAATACGATTTCTGATCATGCCGTTAACATTGAAACAAACGAAAAATCAGGAAAAGATGAAGAAGATTCAGCCGGAGATCCAACAGCTACGTGAAAAGCACACAGGAAAAGATCGAGAGTCTCAACTGCAATTACAAAATGAATTAATGGCTGTTTATAAAAAACATGAAGTCAATCCGTTATCCATGGGGTGTTTGCCCCTTTTGATCCAGATGCCGATTCTGTTTGCGTTTTATTATGCAATCATTAAAACGAAAGAAATTGCATTGCACAACTTTCTTTGGTTTAACCTTGGAACAGCAGATCCTCTGCATCTGCTTCCGGTGTTAGCGGCGTTAACCACGTTCATACAATATAAAATGAGTACAACTGAGCTTGCTGCTTCAAATCCTCAAATAAAAATGATGGGTTATGTGATGCCGATCATCATTCTATTCTCTGCATGGAAGCTGTCCGCCGTTCTACCTCTATATTGGGTGGTAGGGAATGTTTTTTTAACGATTCAAAATGTTGTTTTGCAAAAACGAAAGAAAAAAGCAGTGTCTGCTAGCGTGTAA
- the aceB gene encoding malate synthase A, which produces MTIETTNLQVLGNVTPAYEKILTPGSILFLKSLHLHFNNTRKELLKQRKARQSEIDSGIMPTFLPETEHIRNSDWTISPLPQDLQDRRVEITGPVDRKMVINALNSGAKLFMADLEDSNSPTWENTIEGQINLKDAVNRTISFDNGNGKTYTLNEKIATLIVRPRGWHLEEKHIVVDNEPMSGSLVDFGLYFYHNAKTLIEKGSGPYFYLPKMESHKEARLWNDVFIYAQEQLGIPRGTIKATVLIETIVAAFEMDEILYELREHSAGVNCGRWDYIFSYIKKFRNQPHVILPDRSLVTMTVPFMRSYSLLAIKTCHKRNAPAIGGMAAQIPIKNDEAANAAAFEKVRADKEREASDGHDGTWVAHPGLVPVAMEVFDRIMPTPNQIDRKREDVVVTADDLVAVPEGEITEEGLRVNISVGIQYIASWLRGKGAAPINHLMEDAATAEISRAQVWQWIRHPKGILRDRRKVTFELVEELKLQEVQKLKQGMNEESFNSGRFMEAVALFDELIRDDEFQDFLTNRGYEVL; this is translated from the coding sequence GTGACGATTGAAACTACTAATCTCCAAGTGTTAGGCAACGTTACCCCAGCGTATGAAAAAATATTAACACCAGGTAGCATTCTTTTCTTAAAATCATTACACCTTCACTTTAATAACACGCGCAAAGAACTTCTGAAACAACGTAAAGCCAGGCAAAGTGAGATTGATTCCGGAATCATGCCTACCTTTTTACCGGAAACTGAACATATCCGAAACAGTGATTGGACCATATCACCGCTTCCCCAAGATCTGCAAGATCGACGAGTAGAAATCACGGGTCCTGTTGACCGCAAGATGGTGATTAATGCCTTAAACTCAGGTGCCAAACTATTTATGGCAGATCTTGAAGATTCTAATTCTCCTACTTGGGAAAACACGATTGAAGGTCAGATCAACTTAAAGGATGCTGTTAACCGTACCATTTCTTTTGATAATGGAAACGGCAAAACATATACATTGAATGAAAAAATCGCGACACTCATCGTACGTCCACGCGGCTGGCATCTTGAAGAAAAACATATTGTTGTCGACAACGAACCGATGTCTGGTAGCTTAGTAGATTTTGGACTTTATTTTTATCACAATGCAAAGACACTGATTGAAAAAGGGTCTGGACCGTATTTCTATCTTCCTAAAATGGAAAGTCATAAAGAAGCTCGCCTTTGGAACGATGTGTTTATTTACGCACAAGAACAGCTAGGGATTCCACGAGGTACGATTAAAGCAACTGTACTAATCGAAACCATTGTTGCGGCTTTTGAGATGGACGAAATTTTATACGAACTTCGTGAACATTCCGCAGGCGTAAACTGTGGCCGATGGGATTATATTTTTAGCTATATTAAGAAGTTCCGTAATCAGCCACACGTGATTCTCCCTGACCGTTCGCTTGTAACGATGACTGTTCCGTTCATGAGGTCCTACTCGCTTTTGGCAATAAAGACGTGTCATAAACGAAACGCTCCTGCGATCGGTGGAATGGCTGCACAGATTCCAATTAAAAACGATGAAGCTGCGAATGCTGCTGCTTTTGAAAAAGTGCGTGCTGACAAGGAGCGCGAGGCTTCTGACGGTCATGACGGGACATGGGTTGCCCATCCGGGACTCGTGCCTGTTGCTATGGAAGTCTTTGACCGAATCATGCCAACACCAAATCAGATCGATCGAAAACGTGAAGATGTTGTCGTAACGGCTGATGATTTAGTGGCTGTACCAGAAGGCGAAATTACAGAAGAAGGTTTGCGCGTCAACATTAGTGTCGGCATCCAATACATTGCTTCTTGGTTGAGAGGTAAAGGAGCTGCACCGATCAACCATCTTATGGAAGATGCAGCTACTGCAGAAATCTCACGTGCCCAAGTATGGCAATGGATCCGACACCCTAAAGGCATTTTACGTGACCGCCGCAAAGTGACGTTCGAGCTGGTAGAGGAACTAAAGTTGCAGGAAGTTCAAAAGTTGAAGCAAGGAATGAATGAGGAGTCATTCAATTCTGGTCGTTTTATGGAAGCTGTCGCGCTGTTTGACGAGCTGATTCGCGATGATGAGTTTCAAGATTTCTTGACCAATCGTGGGTATGAAGTTTTGTAG
- the yhfH gene encoding protein YhfH, whose translation MKNYLELHRNIPDKTCIECGCVIEEQHESYLYECERCMGKHER comes from the coding sequence ATGAAAAACTACTTGGAGCTTCACCGTAATATTCCGGACAAAACGTGTATAGAATGTGGATGTGTAATTGAGGAACAGCACGAATCTTATCTTTATGAGTGCGAGCGTTGCATGGGAAAACACGAGAGGTAA
- a CDS encoding ABC transporter permease, giving the protein MKWLSLLTNEWIKIFSRTRTWIFLAIPIVIIIGIAVYDKVTTDVEVNENWKQELTETIKADEKTLDEAKKNNDDEVYIEYLESTIKQNEYAIANDISPYETTAWQFMKDMSWLSIFIGLFVIVVASDIVSNEFAKGTIKMLLIRPYSRWKILLSKLVATLGFAFLMWLVVIIVTWLVGGLAYGFGGMDQSYLITAEDGQVKERLIVEYVFANIGVEFIELTTLVAMSFMISTLFMSNSVAIGVAMFTMFAGNIIVTLLAKKDWVIYTLFANMDLSVLIDGQNQMIKDLTLPFSISVLAVYTVVMLAITFTVFQKRDVKA; this is encoded by the coding sequence ATGAAATGGCTGTCCCTGTTAACGAATGAATGGATTAAGATCTTTAGCCGTACACGCACATGGATCTTCCTTGCCATCCCAATCGTTATCATTATCGGTATCGCTGTTTATGACAAAGTCACAACAGATGTTGAAGTAAACGAAAATTGGAAGCAAGAATTGACCGAAACGATTAAGGCTGACGAGAAGACTCTAGATGAAGCAAAGAAAAACAATGATGATGAAGTCTATATAGAATATTTAGAATCCACCATCAAGCAGAACGAATATGCCATTGCTAATGATATTTCTCCTTATGAAACGACCGCATGGCAGTTCATGAAAGACATGTCGTGGCTTTCAATCTTTATCGGATTGTTCGTAATCGTAGTGGCTAGTGATATTGTCTCTAATGAGTTTGCAAAAGGAACGATTAAGATGCTTCTGATCCGCCCTTATAGCAGGTGGAAAATTCTTTTATCTAAACTCGTTGCAACACTCGGCTTCGCGTTCTTAATGTGGCTTGTAGTTATTATAGTGACATGGCTCGTAGGTGGCCTTGCCTATGGATTTGGTGGCATGGATCAGTCGTACTTAATCACAGCAGAAGATGGGCAAGTGAAGGAAAGGCTGATCGTGGAGTATGTGTTTGCTAACATCGGTGTAGAATTTATTGAATTAACAACACTCGTGGCTATGTCATTTATGATTTCAACCTTGTTCATGAGTAACTCGGTTGCAATCGGTGTGGCAATGTTTACGATGTTTGCCGGTAACATCATTGTTACTCTTCTTGCCAAAAAAGATTGGGTGATTTACACGTTGTTCGCCAACATGGATCTTAGTGTATTGATCGATGGACAGAACCAGATGATCAAGGACTTAACGCTGCCGTTCTCCATTAGCGTGCTCGCGGTATACACGGTGGTCATGCTTGCGATTACGTTTACAGTTTTCCAAAAGCGAGATGTAAAAGCATAA
- the aceA gene encoding isocitrate lyase, translating into MSQSRVEKLQDMWQNEERWSGVQRPYTAEEVIRLRGSIDIEHTLAKKGAEKFWDLLQNETYVNALGALTGNQAVQQAKAGLKAVYLSGWQVAADANLSGNMYPDQSLYPANSVPHVVKRINSALQRADQIQHMEGGNEVDYFLPIVADAEAGFGGQLNVFELMKGMIESGASAVHFEDQLSSEKKCGHLGGKVLLPTQTAVRNLISARLAADVMGTPTILIARTDADAADLITSDIDPVDRAFITGERTAEGFYRTNAGLDQAIARGLAYAPYADLIWCETSEPNLEQAQRFADAIHEQFPGKLLAYNCSPSFNWKKKLDDATIETFQQQLAAMGYKFQFVTLAGFHALNHSMFELAKGYKARGMGAYSELQQREFDSEIDGYTATRHQREVGTGYFDEVTQLVSGGTASTTALKGSTEEEQFQSQKA; encoded by the coding sequence ATGAGTCAATCACGTGTGGAGAAATTACAGGATATGTGGCAAAACGAAGAGCGCTGGTCAGGTGTTCAGCGTCCTTATACAGCAGAAGAGGTTATTCGCTTACGCGGATCTATCGATATCGAGCATACACTTGCAAAAAAGGGTGCCGAAAAATTTTGGGATCTGCTTCAGAACGAAACATATGTAAACGCTTTAGGAGCACTAACGGGCAATCAGGCTGTTCAGCAAGCAAAGGCAGGTCTGAAAGCGGTATACTTAAGCGGTTGGCAGGTTGCAGCAGATGCCAACCTTTCTGGAAACATGTATCCTGATCAAAGTTTGTATCCAGCAAACTCTGTGCCTCACGTGGTAAAAAGAATCAACTCTGCTCTTCAGCGCGCTGATCAGATTCAGCACATGGAAGGCGGAAATGAAGTCGATTACTTCCTTCCGATCGTTGCCGATGCAGAAGCTGGTTTTGGCGGACAACTAAACGTGTTTGAACTGATGAAAGGTATGATTGAATCTGGAGCATCGGCCGTTCACTTTGAAGATCAGTTATCTTCTGAGAAAAAGTGCGGACATCTTGGTGGAAAGGTATTATTGCCTACTCAAACAGCAGTACGCAACTTAATCTCTGCTCGTCTTGCGGCAGATGTGATGGGAACGCCAACGATTCTAATCGCACGTACAGATGCTGATGCGGCAGACTTGATTACAAGTGACATCGATCCGGTTGATCGCGCGTTTATTACGGGTGAACGAACAGCTGAAGGCTTTTACCGTACGAACGCCGGCCTTGATCAAGCGATCGCACGTGGTCTTGCGTATGCTCCATATGCAGATCTGATCTGGTGTGAAACGAGTGAACCAAATCTAGAACAAGCTCAGCGTTTTGCAGATGCCATTCATGAGCAGTTCCCTGGTAAACTATTAGCTTACAACTGTTCACCTTCTTTTAACTGGAAAAAGAAGCTGGATGACGCAACGATTGAAACGTTCCAGCAGCAGCTTGCAGCGATGGGCTACAAATTCCAATTCGTTACGCTTGCAGGGTTCCACGCACTGAACCATAGCATGTTCGAGCTAGCAAAAGGATATAAAGCGAGAGGAATGGGTGCCTATTCTGAGCTGCAACAACGAGAGTTTGATAGTGAGATCGATGGCTATACAGCAACTCGCCACCAACGTGAAGTAGGAACAGGGTATTTTGATGAAGTAACACAGCTCGTTTCGGGTGGTACAGCTTCAACAACGGCTCTAAAAGGATCTACTGAAGAAGAGCAATTTCAGTCACAAAAAGCATAG
- a CDS encoding DMT family transporter — protein sequence MKAYRTYVILFLVMVVWGLNVTATKILVTNFMPVTITGIRVLTAGLTVFLLLFTIKKVRWLTKKEFWYVFLASIFNVVAHHYFLSIGLTETTATNGGLIMGMSPLLTTILAISFLGTPLTLLKSIGLLLGFSGVAFIVLEGNSQVAGISFGDGYILLSVLTQAVSFILIKRVAHTLDPRLMTGYMMVIGSLFLIVIGLIEEPQGFAGVVENSTVSLWLIYFASACIATAVGHMLYNEAIGKIGASEASIFINLNPFFALVGAYLFLGEQILFQHIFGFLLIITGVLLGSGAVEEIRNRKLRKKHAA from the coding sequence ATGAAAGCGTATCGGACGTATGTGATTTTATTCCTGGTTATGGTGGTATGGGGGTTAAATGTAACAGCGACGAAAATCCTGGTTACGAACTTCATGCCCGTTACGATCACAGGAATTCGAGTTCTAACTGCTGGCTTGACCGTATTTCTGCTTCTCTTCACCATAAAAAAAGTTCGGTGGCTTACGAAAAAAGAGTTTTGGTATGTTTTTCTCGCGTCGATCTTTAATGTTGTGGCTCATCACTATTTTCTATCGATCGGCTTGACCGAGACAACAGCCACGAACGGCGGGTTGATCATGGGAATGTCACCACTTCTAACGACCATTCTAGCTATCTCGTTTTTAGGAACACCTCTCACTCTCTTAAAATCAATCGGACTTCTTCTTGGGTTCTCTGGCGTTGCGTTCATCGTTTTGGAAGGAAACAGTCAGGTAGCAGGAATCTCGTTCGGTGATGGATACATTTTATTATCTGTACTCACGCAAGCTGTAAGCTTCATTCTGATCAAGCGAGTGGCACACACGTTAGATCCGCGACTCATGACCGGCTATATGATGGTGATCGGTTCACTGTTTCTGATCGTGATCGGATTGATCGAAGAGCCACAAGGATTTGCAGGTGTTGTTGAGAATTCAACCGTTTCGTTATGGCTGATCTATTTTGCTTCAGCTTGTATTGCTACGGCTGTCGGCCATATGCTCTATAATGAGGCAATCGGTAAAATCGGAGCATCTGAAGCTTCCATTTTTATAAACTTGAATCCATTTTTCGCCCTAGTTGGTGCCTATCTATTTTTAGGTGAACAAATTTTGTTTCAGCATATTTTCGGTTTTCTGCTCATCATCACAGGTGTCCTCTTAGGATCTGGTGCTGTTGAGGAGATACGGAACAGAAAATTACGCAAAAAACACGCGGCTTAA
- a CDS encoding DMT family transporter, translating to MQKVNPYVLLVVANLIWGGNFVIGRAITSSLPPVTLSFLRWCTAFLIFLPFAVPFLRKEWRILKKQWHVVLILSITGITGFNTLLYIALHYTTSINASIVNTSTPILLFLLSFVFLKEKLNSKQIAGALLSLVGLLFIISKGSLTVLLQLSFNKGDLIVIGAVICWSIYSLLIRRYAGILPTYSTFIVTAFLGILILLPFSMREMQTEEIVWSYGTVATILYTGIFASIVAFMSWNTAVERVGPSKAGVFLNLIPVFAALFAVLFIDETLAWYQGAGGVLVILGVVISTRVTKREKHIPKASRSVKVISK from the coding sequence ATGCAAAAAGTTAACCCGTATGTACTATTAGTGGTCGCAAACTTAATCTGGGGCGGGAATTTTGTGATCGGACGTGCGATAACGAGTAGTTTACCGCCTGTAACACTATCTTTTTTACGTTGGTGTACCGCATTTCTCATCTTTCTTCCGTTTGCCGTACCATTTTTACGAAAAGAATGGCGAATACTAAAAAAACAGTGGCATGTTGTTCTCATCTTATCGATCACTGGGATCACGGGCTTCAATACACTTTTGTACATCGCTCTTCACTACACGACTTCCATCAATGCATCCATCGTTAACACGTCAACACCGATTCTGCTTTTCCTATTGTCGTTTGTTTTTCTGAAAGAGAAGCTGAACTCGAAACAGATTGCAGGAGCCTTGCTTTCACTCGTAGGACTGCTATTTATTATCTCAAAAGGCTCACTCACCGTTTTACTCCAGCTGTCGTTTAATAAAGGTGACTTAATCGTCATAGGAGCTGTGATCTGCTGGAGCATCTATTCGCTTCTTATTCGAAGATATGCGGGAATTCTTCCTACTTACAGCACGTTCATTGTAACCGCGTTTCTCGGCATCCTCATCTTGCTGCCATTTTCAATGCGAGAAATGCAAACAGAAGAAATTGTATGGTCTTATGGCACGGTTGCAACGATCCTTTATACCGGAATCTTTGCATCGATCGTTGCGTTCATGTCCTGGAATACGGCGGTTGAGCGGGTCGGACCGAGTAAAGCAGGGGTCTTTTTGAACTTGATTCCTGTGTTTGCTGCGCTCTTTGCTGTTCTTTTTATCGACGAAACACTCGCATGGTATCAAGGAGCTGGCGGCGTTCTCGTCATCCTAGGTGTTGTTATCTCAACACGCGTTACCAAAAGAGAAAAGCATATACCAAAAGCAAGCAGAAGTGTTAAAGTAATAAGTAAATAA
- a CDS encoding chromate transporter, translating to MTFWHIFLAFFLPGILGYGGGPASIPLIENEVVDRYEWLSVNEFTEVLALGNALPGPIATKMAGYIGYQEGGWFGAFVGVFATVAPSLLLMVAFLGLVYKFKDSPRVKNMSTYVKPTIAVLLGIMAYQFFAESYISVGWMHTLFLAAASFLLMEKVKVSPVFVIIGSLGYGAVFLA from the coding sequence ATGACTTTTTGGCATATCTTTCTCGCCTTTTTCTTACCCGGAATTTTAGGATATGGCGGTGGACCGGCGTCCATTCCTTTAATTGAAAACGAAGTCGTTGACCGCTATGAATGGCTTTCTGTTAATGAATTTACCGAAGTACTGGCGCTAGGTAATGCGCTTCCTGGTCCGATCGCGACGAAGATGGCAGGCTATATCGGATACCAAGAAGGGGGCTGGTTTGGGGCGTTTGTTGGTGTGTTCGCAACCGTTGCACCTTCTCTTTTATTGATGGTCGCGTTTTTAGGTCTTGTTTATAAATTTAAAGACTCACCGAGAGTAAAGAACATGAGCACATATGTAAAACCTACAATCGCTGTGCTTCTTGGCATCATGGCGTATCAGTTCTTTGCTGAATCTTATATCAGTGTCGGTTGGATGCATACACTGTTTTTAGCTGCTGCCAGTTTTTTATTGATGGAGAAAGTGAAAGTGTCCCCGGTGTTCGTCATTATTGGATCACTCGGGTATGGAGCCGTGTTTTTGGCTTAA
- a CDS encoding chromate transporter — MTYLNLFLAFFRSGMLGYGGGPSSIPLVHKEVVGKYKWMNDEEFGDVLALGNTLPGPIATKMAGYIGYRVAGITGLFVSLLATILPTIILMILLLTSLREFKDQPWVQGMTKGVIPVVAVMLAVLTWQFFDSSKKGLGLKLSLFHIFAGVILLQFLGVHPGIIIGALLAYALFGPLKGTDKKKASVREGEETG; from the coding sequence ATGACGTATCTCAACTTGTTTCTTGCCTTCTTTCGGTCAGGCATGCTGGGGTATGGGGGAGGTCCTTCTTCCATCCCTTTAGTTCATAAGGAAGTGGTCGGAAAATACAAATGGATGAACGACGAAGAATTTGGAGATGTGTTGGCGCTAGGAAACACACTGCCTGGGCCGATCGCGACAAAAATGGCCGGATATATCGGATACCGAGTGGCAGGCATTACGGGTCTCTTCGTTTCGCTATTAGCAACGATTCTGCCAACCATTATCCTCATGATTCTGCTCTTAACCTCACTCCGAGAATTTAAAGATCAGCCATGGGTGCAAGGCATGACAAAAGGAGTCATTCCCGTTGTCGCTGTGATGCTCGCTGTACTAACGTGGCAATTCTTTGATAGCTCCAAAAAAGGGTTAGGTTTAAAACTAAGCCTTTTTCACATTTTCGCTGGTGTTATCCTTCTTCAATTTCTAGGTGTCCACCCTGGAATCATCATTGGTGCATTATTGGCATACGCTCTTTTTGGACCATTGAAGGGAACGGATAAAAAGAAAGCAAGCGTGCGGGAAGGAGAGGAGACAGGATGA